DNA from Roseimicrobium sp. ORNL1:
GATGGCATCCCACTATCATGTTCGACTTCATCGGAAACGCCAAGAAGGCACTCGATGCCTTCGCTCAAGCCACACGCATTCGGATTGTGCCGGACCCCCTTTGGCACCCTGGCGGTGATGAAGTGTGTCTTCTGGAGGTCCCCGGATACAGACAGATTGAAAGCTATACCTGTGGATTCGTGGCCGGGGCAATGATTCTCCACACGTTCCATCCTGGGGCTTGCCTCAAAACTTTCTTTGAGCAGTGCACCCCCGGACGTGCCAGTGGACTCGACACCGAACCGCTTATTCGCTGCCTACGCGCAAACCGAATTGGCGTGAGCGTGAAGCGGGAGCTGACTTTCAAACAAATAGCAGCCGCCCTTGACCATGGGTATCCCATCCTCACACTCACCCGCACTCCACGCCCCAATGAGGTGCACTGGGTAGTGCTTTTTGGTTACGGAAAGAATCCCAACAGGGTATTCATGGCTGGAGAAGGCTTGCCAGTCCTCAGCAGCTTAATGGGTCAAAAGGAGGTTCTGTGGTCCGAGTTCTCACGCTCGAAATGGGCGCAGCGTGGCTTCGGACTCGTCTGCTGGGGTAAGTGACTTCCCTGTCTCACTGGCTCCTGCCCCAAGCGAATCCTCCTGACTACTTTCCTTTCCCTGCTTTCGGCTTCTTGGAGGTTAAGTGGGACGCCATGCATTCCGACAGCAATTGTCCCACGTCCAGTTTCAGCGCCAATCCGTACCGAACCAGGTTCAGCAGGGTCGGATTATCTTCTGGATTCTCAATGTAACGCGCGGTAGCACGGTCAAATCCAGCTGCGCTGGCCAGCGCCTTCTTGGAAATCCCGGCAGCCTCCCGCTCCTGAGCAAGTCGTTTGCTCAGTTCGGAGACAATCTGGCTGGCGGGGTCTTCAGGCACTCCGCCCACCATGGTTGACAAAATTACAAGCGGGCATGAGGATAAATCCCCACCCCTGTACTACTGCACAAGCTCATGCCTTCAGATGACCTGCGGCTACCTCAACCCGGCCCTCTGGCCCCTAGGAGAAACAGGCCCCGATCCGAAGTGAAGAAGCCCTGAAAAGAGTCCGCATCATAGTAACAACCAAGACGGGCCAGAGAAGCAGTCCTGCCCCTCCGCCACTGACCTGGCGCTCGCCAAAAAAATTCCAACTCGCAACGCATCAAACACAATCGACATACCAAATGAAAACTGTACTTACAACGCTCATCTTCCTCATCATGCCTATTTGGGGCGGCGCTCAGCAGCTTCCCAACTTCATGGAGCACATTTACAAAGTGACTCCTGTGGTCAAAGCCACTCCAGCGAAGCTTCCGAAGAACGGCAGTATTACGACCAACGAATCGTTCAAGCCACCGGTCGAAATTATCATCGAGGCGAAGACCAATGACAAAAATCTGCGTATCGGGTACGCTGCAGATCAGGTGATTTTCAACTGGGAACAGAATCAGTCCCAATTGAGAGTCGACGGCGGACCCGCGCATAATCAACACAAGCCTGGAGTGGGGTTGATCCCGAAGGACCAGTTCGTCACCATTCGCTGGGTGGTTCTGCATGACAGGCAGCAGATCTACGTGAACGGAACCCTCCGGTATGAACATCAAGGTGACTACTCTAAGGTCAATCGACCGGTAAATGTATTCAGTGCACAAGGAAGCTATGTCACCGTGAAGTCTATTCGCGTACGTCAGTTGCCACCGACACCCTCGCCAGCCAACGCTGTCAAAAATGGTAGCGCTTCTTAGGATTACCATGAAGTGTAGAGACCCTGGCCTAAACGGCAGGGTCTTTTCTTAGCTGTGTCTCACCTCCATGAGACTGTCACATATTGTGGGTAGCTGGCACAGTGAAGGCTATGCGATCCAGTGGCCGGGATACGTAGATCTCGCCCCGGCGCTCCCTTCCGATTTGACATGTCGCCCTGATCGATTCTCAGGTGAAGAACAGACACCTAGCCCCGCTTCGGAATAGATCCAATGTGCACTGTGCCATGCTCCGACACTTAGAAGGGCAGCGCGACTGGCGTTCGAGGGCGATCTAGCAGAGTGGTCGTCACTTCACAAACAAGGTTTCAGTACCGAGCAACTCAAGCCCATTTCGCGCCAACCATCATGTCTCGCCCCAGGGGCACTCTGTTTCACTACCGTTAGCAATGTATTAAATTGCAGCCGCGTACACAAAACCCACCGAATCACCAACCGTGTCTGATTTGCTATTGAGATTCCTCCAACCTTGACCTCAGTGTGAGAAGCACGCGCTTAAAAGCTGCAAGATCGCGGAGTGAAAGGCCTTCCGTCACACTGTTGACCCAAGGTGCCTGCAAGACCATCGCGGCGTCGTAAACGCGTTGCCCCTTTTCAGTCAAAACAACAAGCTGCGCACGACGATGGTGCGGATTCGCCTCAAAGATGACGAACCCCTGCTCGTGGAGGTCGTTGACAATCCGCTGCACGTTCTGGCGATTGGCACCCATGTTGCGCGCCAGCCAGGCGACGGGCTGGGAAAGTCCGGCGCGCGCAATAGCTCCAAGAATCTGCCAGCGTGCGCTTGTCAGGCCGAGGTTGGTCACGAGGCGGTCGCCCGCATTGAGAAGGAGATTATTGAGGCGAAAAATGTCCAGGGTGAGGGCGGTGAGCACCTCGCCTGCGGGTGTTCGTTTGGGGGCACAACTCATATCGAAAGGGAGTTTCTTATTGACATCACGATGTCATATTGCTTCAATTGAACCATTCCACGCAATTCCTCACGCGCCAAATGGAACCGCGCGCTGCTCGATCCATTTATCCTTGAGGCCGACGCAGCAGCAGAATGCACCCCGCTCGTTTATGAAACACATGCCCGCCCTCATCCTTGCGGCCCTGTCGTTGCTCGCCTCACCAAGACTTGCTGAGGCGCAGGGATCGCCGCGTGCCGCCCTTCAGAAGCCGTCGGCAGCTTTGCTTAAAGGGGAAAGCGTCTTTTATGCATCGCACAGCCTGATGTGGTACGTTCCGGAGCCGCTAAGAGAACTGGCGGCGGCCGCAGGCATACAAGGCCACGAATTGGTGGGGCTGCAAAAGATCGGGGCCTCCAGAACTCTACAGCACTGGGAGTTACCGGAAGGGGAGAATCAAGCCAAACACGCGCTGGAAGCAGGCAAAGTGGGTGCCTTTGTCATGTCGCCCATCCAGTTTCCCGACGAGGGCGTGGAGAATTTTGTGAAGCTTGGCCTGAAGCAGAATCCCGACGTGCGGTTCATCGTCCAACTATCCTGGGGCGGTGGTGACACTGACAACCAGGATTTCCCCAAAGGCTCAAGGAACAACGGCCACCGCGAGAAGAACCCTGTGCAACTTAAGAAACTCTACGAACGCAACATCAGCGCAGGTGAGCGACAGGCAGACGAGATCAATCGAAAGTATGGTCATGGCAAACGCATCATGACGCTCGTACCAACCGCTCAAGCGCTGGTCACTCTACGGACTAAAATCTATCAGAAACAGATGCCAGGACTCAACTCCCAAAGCGAGCTCTTCGTCGATGCAGCCCACCCGTCCCCGCCGTTGGAAGCGCTTAATGCGTACCTCCATTTTGCGGTACTCTATGGACGCTCTCCTGTAGGACTCCCGATGGTGAGTGTGTTGAAGAAAGCCAACCGGGCGGATTGGGATGAGAAGCTCAATCGTATGCTTCAGGAGATCGCCTGGCAGACGGCGGTGAATTACCCCTACACCGGCCTTAGCCCGGTAGGCAGGAAGTAGAACGCTGACGCGGTCTGAAGGTCGGGGAAAGTCGTTGCCGAGACGGAAAGGATCCGTGACGCGCAGTCTCGGCAATCACAGCAACAATTGTGAGATTCAATTGGCTACAACCAGACTGCTCGTCGTGGAATTGTTCGGAGAAACCCGCTGAAGCTCCTGCGGCGAGGGAACCCAACGGCGGTGTGCCGATCGGAGACAGCTGCCCAAAGAGCGCATACAATCATCGGCTCAAATGATTGTGATGTGGAGGGATGCTGCCTCGCCTGCGCCCGTCGAAAGATACCCATGCTTTGCGGGGCCTTTTTGAGGCCCCGCGCACCCCACCGTTGTTTAGTAACCGCCGTATACCTCGCGGTCGTCATAGAAGACCTCGAACTGTTCGGCGGTGTTGGGATGCGGATCCTTCTGTTCGGATTCACCTGCTACACGCACGGTCTGTCGAGCTTCAGAGTTGGGTTCGCCAACGAACCGCTGCGGCAAGCTATTGGGGTAGTTTGCTGTGTTCATAGCCTGTAAAGAACGCTCCATAAAACCGGCTTCTTAGAATCCGAAAGCGGGGAATTCTTGCCGGGAAATCATGACACAGAGCCTTGGGAAAAATTTGCAAAACTGAGACATTTTTGCACTTCAAACGCTCAAAAGGCGCGGCGTTAGAGTCCTTATTATGAGCACCTTACACCACAAGCAATCTGGTACAGATTTTGTTGTGCGGGAAAATGGCATTCCTACTGGAGTCCAGCTGACTAGTCGTAATGCGCGGACGGCTGTCAGCTTCCCCCCCGCGCGCCTACTCTACCTAACTCAACGTCCAAGCTATGAATGCTGTTATGCGATGGAATCCAATTCGCGAGATTGAAAGTCTTCAGAATCGAGTCTTCAACGCACTGGCACCCAGTATCTCCAACGGAACATCCGAAAGCGAAGGCCAGCCCTGGGCTCCCCTCGTCGACATCGTGGAGGACGCCTCGGAATACATCATCACTACGGAACTTCCCCAGATCCCCAAAGAGGATGTGAAGATCACCCTGGAAAACGGGCGGCTTACGGTCAGCGGAGAACGCAAACCGAACGAGGACAAGAAAGGCCGTAAAATCTACCGGCTCGAAAGGCCTTACGGAACGTTCTTCCGGACCTTCGCCCTCCCCAATGATGCCGAGCACACCAAGGTGAACGCTGTCTTTAGAGATGGTGTGCTGCAAATCACTGTGCCAAAGCATGAGAAGGCTCTTCCTCGCCAGATCGAAGTGAAGGTTGACTGAAGCACATGCCGAGCGCCGCTTCCGGCTCGCTACGCGATGGAAGCGGCGACACGCACACGGAGACAAGAATCCCATCGGGCAGTTAACATGTCCTACATCCGCCGACTCGTGCCTCCACCGATATTGGGCCCCCTAGTGCTGACGCTCATCATTCTTCTTTGCCCTGTCCTCGTCGCCTTGGTCGTACTGACCTCCTTGTTGGGTGACACTCCGAAAATCGGTCGGACAAAACACGCACCTCGAGGCGCGGCCTCACCAGTGGGGCCACGGGAAACTCGATACGAGACGCTTCAACCGAACCATCCCATCCGAATCTAACCGCACAAAGAAAGGAACCACGTCATGAAACACAATCGCACAACGGGCAACACTTCGCTCGCCCCCCATGCTCGTCGCAGCAACTGGAGCAGCAATCCCTGGATCATTCCGGCGATGCTGCCAGTTGACCTGGATTGGAGCGGAAGCGGCAATCATACCGCAACGGGTCCAGAAAACCTCGGAGCCGACATCCATGAGGATGCCGATCACTACTACGTCGGTATGGAGGTGCCCGGCATCAAAAGGCAGGATCTCGCCATTGAACTCAAAGACCGCATGTTGACGGTCTCTGGCCAGCGCTTCTGGAAACGAGGCGAAGGAGAAGCCGGGCAACCATTCAGCCGGACCGTCGCCCTCCCCACAAGCATTGTCTGGGAGAAGATCACAGCGCGTCTCGAAGACGGCATGCTCACCATCACGCTCCCGAAAGCCGAGCATATCAAGCCCCGCATCATCCCACTGACCTAATCTGAAACCATGACCACCCCTTAAACCCTTGATTGAAGAGAGGAGATAAAAACTATGAACTCAAAAACTTCATCCATATACCGCAGCCGCGTTGCGACCAAAGCTCTGGCCTTGGTTCTTGCCTCCGCCCTTGCAACGGTATCAGCATTCGGTGCTGAAAGCGCAAAAGAAGCATCCGGCGGCATTACCGAACATCTGAAAAAATGGCAGGAGAAGATGTCGGAAACCTTCCGGGATGCCATCAAAGGCCTGGTCAAAACAGATACCCAAAACAAACCGGCAGGTTCCGTGTCTGCGGATTTCCGGGAACAGAACAACAGCTACATGCTCCGCCTGGACCTGCCGCACCGAACCCTCGACAAAGTCGAGGTCAACCTGACAGGAGAAACGCTCCGCGTCACGGCCCCGGAAGAGGCAGGGACGCAGCGCTACGAGCAAACAATCACCCTCAAAGATGTACCGGCCAATGCAACTCCTGTGGTAGAACGGAAACAAGAGCAGGGCATGCTTGTGGTGACTATCCCCAAGACCCCAGTCAAAGGGGAATTGCCTGCCGCATCATCCAAGGGATTGCTAACACCTCCCTTGTACTTGGCGCGTGATACGGAGATCATGCAGCGGATGGAGCAGATGCGCCGAGATATGGACCGCGCTTTCGAGGATTCCTTCAACGCCTTCAAGTTTATCCCCACCTACAAGGACATCTTCGACGAGTACCGCTTCGGATCCACCTACAATGTGGAAGACAAGGGCGAAAGTTACGAGGTTCGCATCTTCCTTCCCGATCGAGCTATGGAGAACGTAATCGCCACGGTTGAAGGACAGACGCTACAAATCGAGGCGAGGAGCGAGAGCAGCTCTGCCGGCCTAAAGTCCAATGATCGAGAAGTTCACAGGGCTGCGTACACCCAGCGCATTTCGCTGCCCGGGCCGGTAGACCGCGCGAAAATGAAGGTGGAGAAGAAAGAGCGAATGATGGTGGTGATGCTGCCCAAGGCAACCACCCTTTAAGACTGGACTGTGCGTCATGAGCGGGTGCTGCCTTCCGTGGGTGAAGGGCAGCACCCTCATTCCAGAAATCGCCAAATCGAGGCGAACTCATCCATACATCTCCCATGATCTGTAATCATTGGGCTCACTAAAACTCCGATTTTATGACTTGCGGTTCGAATCATCTTTCGCCTGTTGGCTTATCTCCTACGGAATTGGCAAACCTTGCAGCCCATTTGGTTGCTTCCAACATTCTTGCACCTCCTCCGCATCTCGTCGCGGGAGACCGCCGTGAATGTGAGTTTAAAAGGATCATCGATGAAACCTTGGCATTCACTACCCTGTGCGCAGACGCGCTGCACTCGAGAAGCGAGCGCGTCTGCCAAACATCAGAGAGGCAGGCGATCGCCGCCAGCGCCGAGAAAATCAAGACCAAGGCTTATGAGGCATCCCATAATATGCCAAATCCAACAAAATCTGCCCTCGCCGGCATCGGTGAAGACCGCAGTTGGGAGAGCCTTTCGAATGACGCCAAGTCTGCAGCGCGGAAAAGACTGGCTCGGGCGCCCATCGGGGAATTCTTACAGGAAGCCAATGTCAGTCAGATGTTGCCTACCGAAAAAGAGCTTGGAAGCATCGGCGAGAAGCGCTCATGGGCCTCGATTCCGCAGGACGAACGATCCAACTCGATCTTTCGCATCCTCACGAACCACATGGTGGAGCTTGGAAGCGACCAGATTCCCGCTCTGAGCGATGCCACAATTACCGAGTACGGTACAGAAGGGGTGCCGGTGGAAATCGCAGAAACCATTCTCTGGCATCTCAAAGTGTCCAACGACGACCGGCAAAGTGTCCTAAACCTTGACGCCGCGCAGATGAGAACCTCCGGGGAAGCGGCCTCCATACTTAGTGACGGACAACCCTGAGTGCCGCACGCGAGGTCCAAATTTGAGGATGTCGCATACGGCCCTCTCAAGCATGGCGTGGATGTTGTTTTGTCTGCCGTTTGTTCATCTCAAGGGAGGAACTTCGGATTCCAGTGCCGTGGCGACTTCATAGAAGGAGCACACTGGGACGGGCTTTGCAGTGTGATCACTGAGAGTTCCCCAGCAGGAGCCGCCACTCGGGGAACGGACGCTGCGACAGTCACGGTAAATGCAGTCAGAGATGGTCAGGAATTTTATGTTCACCTATTTTCGCCAACGTAAACCGGTTGTTGTTTTAGCAGTTGTCGTGGGCCTTCTAAGTGCGTGCACATCGCCGTCCAGGCAGCATTTGGGTGATCGAGCCTTCATCCAATACTGGACGCCTCCCGTGGGAGCGGAGGGCAAAATGCGGGTGGCCGTCAAGGACATCATCGATCTGCGAGGCGAAGTGACCACCGTGGGCTCGGAGTACTTTACAAAATGGGGGCAACCGGCGAAGCAGGACGCCGATTGCCTGAACTACCTGCGGCAGGAGCATGTTTGTCTTGTGGGCAAAACCAACCTCAACGAACTGGCCCTCGGGACCTCCGGAGTGAATGAATACTTTGGCACTCCCAAAAACAGTTTGGACCAAGGAATTGGCCTGATGCCCGGAGGATCTTCTAGCGGCTGCGCAGTCGCGGTGGCCGACGACCGGGCAGACATTGCAATCGGGACCGACACGGCTGGATCGATTCGAACGCCCGCGGCCTGTTGCGGGGTATGTGGACTTAAAACAACTTTCGGCCTCGTTTCGCTGAAGGGGGTGTATCCGCTTTCGCCGAAGCATCTCGACACCGTTGGGCCCATGGCCAAGGACATTCCACGCTTGGTCGAAGGCATGGAGCTACTGAAACCCGGATTTTCCAGGGAGTATGAGAAGGCGGTCGCGGCGACGCCGGAGAGTCCTCGCATTGTGATCGGCCGCTTACGTATACCTGGTACTGATCCCACCATCGACCGGGCCGTGGATGACGCGCTTAAGGCCGCGGACTTCGCAGTGGTGCCTTTGAGCCCCGGCTTGACGGCGGCTTGGCTTGAGGCCGAAAAACACGGACGAATCCTCGCCGTGACAGATGGATATGCGTCCAACAAACACCTCCTGGCAAAGAAAGGCATTACTCCTACAACGAAGGCTGCCATTCTACTGGGTAGGCTGGAGCGTGGAAGTAAGATTTATCAAGAGGCGTTGAAACGCCGCCCAGCTTGGCAGGCAATGCTCGATAGGACTTTTCAAACAGTTGACTTCATCGCACTTCCGACATTGAAGCATCAACCTTACAAGATACCGTGGATCGGCCGCCACGCACTTTTTGAGGCCAAGGCATTGGCGCTCCAGAACACGACCGCGGTCAACTACGCCGGCAATCCCGCGCTCGCCATTCCCGTTCCCCTCAAGGGAGAGCGGATGCCCGTAACGAGCTTGCAGTTGATCGGTCCACTGCGGAGCGAAGCTTCTCTTTTGAACGCGGGACGAATCGTTGTTGAAAGCGCAGCAGCCTCGATAACCGCCAGGTCAAGGTGACGGACTGACAAGACAAGCAACACAGGAGACAATTTATTGGCTCGCTTGAGAACCCCCTGGCCAGTTTGTGAATCACAGAGCAAGTGCGGCAGTTATCTAGCGCCGTCCACGGAGGCGCAAGGTATGAAGTGCGCACACCTGCCACGGGATTCTAATGGAGTTCACAAAGATGTCCGTGGCGTTTGCTCGGAGACAGACCGTTTTAACCCCTGGGTGCATGGGTTTTTTAGCAGAGTGAGGTCGCAAGCATGAGTACCTTTCTCCTTCGCCGGCAAGGAAAGCGTCAGTATTCCGTGATGGCTCCAGTGTGGGCGTTGAGCACCAGCGTGCGGAAATTCGCGGGCAATCTCCCTGGCGCGCGTTCAAGGTCGACCGCCAGCGCGAGAGTAACACACCATTTAGGAGCGGTAGTGACTTTGGGAAGCGTGGTGCCTCCTCCGGGCTTGAAGGCGAAGAGCGGCGGCGTGGCATCCTCGTCGTCCACATCATCGGGGCTCGCGAGTGGGGTAACGTGCAGCAGGGTGGAGTAGATATCATTCGCCATCATCACCGTGGACGGATCGAGTCGGTGTGCCTCACCCAGAGGGCGCCACTTGCCGGTGGTGCGGTCGGGCGCCAGCAGCTGCCAGGCGCGGTATTGTTCCGCTGCGTCGAGGTCGGATTCATCTTGGAGTTTGAGAAAGCGGATGCCGATCAGCCGGTTTTCCCTCGCGGCCAGTTGCGCGGCATAGGCGAGTTCATTGGTGAAGCGCATGGTGGAGGAAGTGAGCTGCTGCGCAGCAACGACATGACCGACGGAAACTGACGCGAGCACGAGCAGGATTCCCATGATCGAGACCACGAGCAGCAGCTCGATCAGAGTAAAGGCGCGGGTCGCTCGGCGGGCGTGTCCGTCCGGGCATGGGGATGCAGGTCTAGTCTTCAAGGCTGGAGGAGAGCTTGGCCGCCGGTATCTGGACGGCAGTGGAAAAGACGCGGAAGTTGAGCTTGCGCTGGCCCAGCTCGGCTTCGAGCCGCTGGAGGTCCTGCTCATAGGCTGCAGACTTCTGAAAGAGCGTGTTATTTACCAACCCAGTGAGTTCCTGGGCGAGCGCGTCCGCCTTCGCGGCGTCGAATGCGCTCCACTGGCGTTCATCCAAGGCGATGAGGGTGAGCCGCAATACCGGAGGAAGCTGGTGACGGGAGCGCGTGGCTTCGGTGGAAGTCTCCGGCCACTGGTAGCGTCGGGTGTCGTAGAGGTAGTTGGGCGCGGCATCGGTGCTCGCTCCGGTATTTCCGGTGGTGGCTGGCCATACGGGCTGGATGAGTACGGCCAGGACATTTTCCGCTACCGGCTGGGAGTCCTCTTCGAGCGAGTCACGAAACCACCGGTACAAGGCGTCCCTGCCGGTCTGCGCTTCCACCCACGGCACGGGCATGCTGCCACCCTTGGAATCGGCGACCACGCCATAAAGCATCAGCCTTTCCGTCGGCTGGCGGAACTCCATGAGACGGAAACGCTTCTTCTCCGGGTGGGCGATGTCGGGCCCTAGAAAGTCGGGGCGGCGTGGCAGGTCGCTCTCATATTGCGCATACCAGCCCCAGCCGTTCAAAAGGTTCTCCAGCGACGAGGCGGATGCAGTGGCGCTGGTGTCGAGGGTTTCCCCGAGCGGCGCCTGAAAAAAGACGGCATGTCCCGCAGTGTGCTGAGCATCGGGAAGGAGGGCGGCTGCGGGCCCGCTTACGTAATGCAGCTCAGACTGGCGCTGGTAGAGAGTGGGGTTTCCATTGCTGTCCAGCTTGTACCCCCAGTAGGAATTCAGTGTCACCTGCGAAAGACGCCGGGCAATGGCCTCAAATGCCGCGCGCGACTCGCGGAACTCGCCGACACGTGCCCTGGCCCGGCCCCAGGTGCGCTGGGTGTCAGACAGCACCTGCGCGAGGAAGAGCATGAGCACGGACAGCACCGTCATGGAAACCAGCAGTTCCACCAGGGTGAAGCCGCGCGCTGCCGCCACTCGCCTCAATGATCCGGGGTTCTCATTCATAACAGAGTTCGTTTGACGGCCCGGGTTAGTTCACCGCGTATTTGTCCATCTGTGCTACGAGGGTCTGCGCCTTGCGGCAGGTTTCCGGTTTGGCCAGGGCCGCAGTGGGGTTGGGACTTTCCGTCATGAGCATCTGCACGGACTTCAGCCGCGGATTGGTTTGCTGCATGCCCGGCAGCACCGGCGCGTCGCTCACGGTGACGCGCACGGTGAAGATGGCACTGGCGTCGCCATCTTTGACGCGGGTACCCTGGCCGTCGAAGATGTAGTCCTTGCTTCCGCCGCTCGTCTGCTGTTGCAGCACCTCGCTCCACTCCCGCATGCGGTAGTCCGCGGCGATTGCCTGCACAATGCGAGCCTCCGCGGCCACGTTGGCGGACTCGCGCAGGGCATCCAGGGAAAGAGGAATCATGCCCACGAGGGTGACGATTACCGAGGCGGCGATACCCACGGCAACCGCGGTTTCCGCGAGCGAGAATCCCGCCGAGGATTTTTTGGAGGCAGGTCGTTGGGGTTTCGTATTCATGGCGCAAAGGTTTTTCTTCCGATCACACGGAAGCGGTAGTAGTCGTCCAGCGAACCATCCTGGTCCGGATTGGCGATGAAGTCGGGCAGGCTGGGATCATTGGGATCCAGGTAGCGCTCGATGGTGGCGGATCCGCGCTGCTCGGCGGCGATGATGTCGGTCTCTTCGTCCCATTCGGCGGGCCCGGTGGAGCGCGCTTTTTTGAGCACCTGCACACGGTAGTGCACCTGGTAGATGTTGGACTTGGTGGTGAGGCGCGGGTAGAGCTGGTTGTAGGGGGATTCGCGCGTGTTGTCGCCCGTCAGCTCGAAGCCATCTTTCTGGGTATTGAGGTTGCCGTTCCACCACTCAGTCATTTCATCGTACTTCGGAGACTTGCTGGGTTTGCCATCGGAGCGCGGATAATAGGGCGAATCCT
Protein-coding regions in this window:
- a CDS encoding C39 family peptidase yields the protein MFDFIGNAKKALDAFAQATRIRIVPDPLWHPGGDEVCLLEVPGYRQIESYTCGFVAGAMILHTFHPGACLKTFFEQCTPGRASGLDTEPLIRCLRANRIGVSVKRELTFKQIAAALDHGYPILTLTRTPRPNEVHWVVLFGYGKNPNRVFMAGEGLPVLSSLMGQKEVLWSEFSRSKWAQRGFGLVCWGK
- a CDS encoding helix-turn-helix transcriptional regulator, which gives rise to MPEDPASQIVSELSKRLAQEREAAGISKKALASAAGFDRATARYIENPEDNPTLLNLVRYGLALKLDVGQLLSECMASHLTSKKPKAGKGK
- a CDS encoding MarR family winged helix-turn-helix transcriptional regulator, which translates into the protein MSCAPKRTPAGEVLTALTLDIFRLNNLLLNAGDRLVTNLGLTSARWQILGAIARAGLSQPVAWLARNMGANRQNVQRIVNDLHEQGFVIFEANPHHRRAQLVVLTEKGQRVYDAAMVLQAPWVNSVTEGLSLRDLAAFKRVLLTLRSRLEESQ
- a CDS encoding Hsp20/alpha crystallin family protein; amino-acid sequence: MRWNPIREIESLQNRVFNALAPSISNGTSESEGQPWAPLVDIVEDASEYIITTELPQIPKEDVKITLENGRLTVSGERKPNEDKKGRKIYRLERPYGTFFRTFALPNDAEHTKVNAVFRDGVLQITVPKHEKALPRQIEVKVD
- a CDS encoding Hsp20/alpha crystallin family protein translates to MKHNRTTGNTSLAPHARRSNWSSNPWIIPAMLPVDLDWSGSGNHTATGPENLGADIHEDADHYYVGMEVPGIKRQDLAIELKDRMLTVSGQRFWKRGEGEAGQPFSRTVALPTSIVWEKITARLEDGMLTITLPKAEHIKPRIIPLT
- a CDS encoding amidase; the encoded protein is MFTYFRQRKPVVVLAVVVGLLSACTSPSRQHLGDRAFIQYWTPPVGAEGKMRVAVKDIIDLRGEVTTVGSEYFTKWGQPAKQDADCLNYLRQEHVCLVGKTNLNELALGTSGVNEYFGTPKNSLDQGIGLMPGGSSSGCAVAVADDRADIAIGTDTAGSIRTPAACCGVCGLKTTFGLVSLKGVYPLSPKHLDTVGPMAKDIPRLVEGMELLKPGFSREYEKAVAATPESPRIVIGRLRIPGTDPTIDRAVDDALKAADFAVVPLSPGLTAAWLEAEKHGRILAVTDGYASNKHLLAKKGITPTTKAAILLGRLERGSKIYQEALKRRPAWQAMLDRTFQTVDFIALPTLKHQPYKIPWIGRHALFEAKALALQNTTAVNYAGNPALAIPVPLKGERMPVTSLQLIGPLRSEASLLNAGRIVVESAAASITARSR
- the vccD gene encoding Verru_Chthon cassette protein D, which translates into the protein MSRTSSGSKPSWASASSTSASFPLPSRYRRPSSPPALKTRPASPCPDGHARRATRAFTLIELLLVVSIMGILLVLASVSVGHVVAAQQLTSSTMRFTNELAYAAQLAARENRLIGIRFLKLQDESDLDAAEQYRAWQLLAPDRTTGKWRPLGEAHRLDPSTVMMANDIYSTLLHVTPLASPDDVDDEDATPPLFAFKPGGGTTLPKVTTAPKWCVTLALAVDLERAPGRLPANFRTLVLNAHTGAITEY
- the vccC gene encoding Verru_Chthon cassette protein C, with protein sequence MNENPGSLRRVAAARGFTLVELLVSMTVLSVLMLFLAQVLSDTQRTWGRARARVGEFRESRAAFEAIARRLSQVTLNSYWGYKLDSNGNPTLYQRQSELHYVSGPAAALLPDAQHTAGHAVFFQAPLGETLDTSATASASSLENLLNGWGWYAQYESDLPRRPDFLGPDIAHPEKKRFRLMEFRQPTERLMLYGVVADSKGGSMPVPWVEAQTGRDALYRWFRDSLEEDSQPVAENVLAVLIQPVWPATTGNTGASTDAAPNYLYDTRRYQWPETSTEATRSRHQLPPVLRLTLIALDERQWSAFDAAKADALAQELTGLVNNTLFQKSAAYEQDLQRLEAELGQRKLNFRVFSTAVQIPAAKLSSSLED
- the vccB gene encoding Verru_Chthon cassette protein B, with amino-acid sequence MNTKPQRPASKKSSAGFSLAETAVAVGIAASVIVTLVGMIPLSLDALRESANVAAEARIVQAIAADYRMREWSEVLQQQTSGGSKDYIFDGQGTRVKDGDASAIFTVRVTVSDAPVLPGMQQTNPRLKSVQMLMTESPNPTAALAKPETCRKAQTLVAQMDKYAVN